One Polaribacter sp. SA4-12 genomic window carries:
- a CDS encoding winged helix-turn-helix domain-containing protein, with the protein MKNIILNINKAFDHRIRLGIMSILMVNEYADFNTLKELLGATDGNLASHTKALEKVDFIKVEKQFIGRKPNTKYLATELGRMEFKKHINALEKLIKNK; encoded by the coding sequence TTGAAAAATATTATTCTAAATATAAATAAAGCTTTTGATCATCGAATACGATTAGGTATTATGTCTATTTTGATGGTGAACGAGTACGCAGATTTTAATACTTTAAAAGAATTATTAGGTGCAACAGATGGTAACTTAGCCAGTCATACAAAAGCATTAGAAAAAGTAGATTTTATAAAAGTTGAAAAACAATTTATTGGTAGAAAACCGAACACAAAATATCTAGCAACAGAACTAGGCAGAATGGAGTTTAAAAAACACATTAATGCACTGGAAAAATTAATCAAAAACAAATAA
- a CDS encoding mechanosensitive ion channel family protein, with protein MNFKSLLDNPTFINIASVFILFIIVYILVKISQKSATRLTKENTSKYKVRKLINFFGYLVFVIGVMFIYNSKLSGFGTAIGVAGAGIAFALQEIIVSIAGYIAIFSSNFYRVGDRVKLGGIKGDVIDIGILRTTLMEIGDWVNGDLYNGKMVRVANSFVFKEPVYNYSGDFPFLWDEITIPIKTNGDYKYAKELFTTVLEEEVGDFANLSQDSWNKMIGTYSIENARVKPMITMVFDENWITFTLRYVVDYKSRRGTKSILFDKILSAINDSKGRIEVASAAIEITAFPNK; from the coding sequence ATGAACTTTAAATCATTATTAGATAATCCAACTTTTATAAACATCGCATCTGTATTTATACTGTTTATAATTGTATATATTTTAGTCAAAATTTCTCAAAAATCAGCAACAAGATTAACAAAAGAAAACACCTCTAAATATAAAGTTAGAAAGCTTATTAATTTTTTCGGTTATCTAGTTTTTGTTATCGGAGTTATGTTTATTTATAATTCTAAACTTTCTGGTTTTGGAACAGCTATTGGTGTTGCAGGAGCAGGAATAGCATTTGCATTGCAAGAGATAATTGTAAGTATTGCAGGTTATATAGCAATATTTAGCAGTAACTTTTATAGAGTTGGAGACCGTGTAAAACTTGGTGGAATTAAAGGAGATGTGATTGATATTGGTATCTTAAGAACTACTTTAATGGAAATTGGAGATTGGGTAAATGGAGATCTTTATAACGGTAAAATGGTTAGAGTTGCCAATAGTTTTGTTTTTAAAGAACCAGTTTATAACTACTCTGGAGATTTTCCTTTTCTATGGGATGAAATTACAATTCCGATAAAGACAAATGGTGATTATAAATATGCAAAAGAACTTTTCACAACTGTTTTAGAAGAAGAAGTAGGTGATTTTGCGAATTTATCTCAAGACTCTTGGAATAAAATGATAGGTACTTATAGCATCGAAAATGCAAGAGTTAAACCTATGATAACAATGGTTTTTGATGAAAATTGGATTACTTTCACTTTAAGATATGTCGTAGATTATAAATCCAGGAGAGGTACAAAATCTATTTTATTTGATAAAATTCTTTCTGCAATTAATGATTCTAAAGGAAGAATTGAAGTTGCTTCTGCAGCAATTGAAATTACAGCATTTCCTAATAAATAA
- a CDS encoding DUF1801 domain-containing protein: MKPAEAYILNQPEPFKSILMHLQILIETSFPNVDLQFKWKIPFYYLDDKPFCYLNPSKKKGYVDVGFYTNKNLEKFNEFVISDNRKVVKSLRYKNLEEIKAEVLISVLDEAYKQTTKGFFGK, from the coding sequence ATGAAGCCTGCAGAAGCATATATTTTAAATCAACCAGAACCTTTCAAGTCCATTTTAATGCATTTGCAGATATTGATTGAAACTAGTTTTCCTAATGTTGATTTGCAATTTAAATGGAAAATTCCTTTTTATTATTTAGATGATAAACCTTTTTGTTATTTAAATCCTTCAAAAAAGAAAGGGTATGTTGATGTTGGATTTTACACAAACAAAAATTTAGAAAAATTTAATGAATTTGTAATTTCTGATAACAGAAAAGTTGTAAAATCTTTACGTTATAAAAATTTAGAAGAGATTAAAGCTGAAGTATTAATTTCAGTTTTAGACGAAGCATACAAGCAAACTACTAAAGGATTTTTTGGTAAATAA
- a CDS encoding transglutaminase domain-containing protein: protein MKQLLFFFLLISVATNSQDFKKVDSLVLEYPRFSKAEDLATKIAKDFTSDEDKTRAAFYWIAKNIHYNLREFHNPKQRHYNFSYSSEEERIQKLQGLKDKIIDAAFISKTGVCEEYAQSFKKVCDLLGLESEVIVGTARISPEEIGKPKDTPNHAWNAVKLNNKWVLLDATWAAGYVSNDKWVKEFNNYFYNIPKEKIFKTHFPKDTIWVLRFGRITLEEYYNQPLYGASFLNSKIELVSPTTGILKVNSSNEIKLNFKNLDKNTLIYYTFQGQRFAKKPIRTTVDNITTLTFKEAKKNSFLRIHINKKGALQFKTK from the coding sequence ATGAAACAACTTCTATTTTTCTTTTTATTAATTTCTGTTGCAACAAACTCACAAGACTTTAAAAAGGTTGATTCTTTGGTTTTAGAATATCCAAGATTCTCTAAAGCTGAAGATTTAGCAACCAAAATAGCTAAAGACTTTACTTCTGATGAAGATAAAACGAGAGCTGCTTTTTATTGGATAGCTAAAAACATTCATTATAATTTAAGAGAATTCCACAATCCTAAACAGAGACATTATAATTTTAGTTATTCATCAGAAGAAGAAAGAATACAAAAACTACAAGGGCTAAAAGATAAAATTATAGATGCTGCTTTTATTTCTAAAACGGGAGTTTGCGAAGAATACGCACAATCATTTAAAAAAGTTTGTGATTTATTAGGGTTAGAATCCGAAGTAATTGTAGGAACTGCTAGAATTAGTCCTGAAGAAATTGGCAAACCTAAAGACACTCCTAACCATGCTTGGAACGCAGTAAAACTGAATAACAAATGGGTGTTGTTAGATGCTACTTGGGCAGCAGGTTATGTGTCAAATGATAAATGGGTTAAAGAATTTAATAACTATTTTTATAATATTCCTAAAGAGAAGATTTTTAAAACTCATTTCCCAAAAGATACAATTTGGGTTTTACGCTTTGGTAGAATAACATTAGAAGAGTATTATAATCAACCACTTTATGGTGCTTCTTTTCTAAATTCTAAAATTGAATTAGTATCTCCTACAACAGGTATTTTAAAAGTAAATTCATCTAATGAAATTAAGTTGAACTTTAAAAATTTAGATAAAAACACTTTAATATATTATACATTTCAAGGGCAACGTTTTGCAAAAAAACCGATTAGAACGACTGTTGATAACATCACAACTCTAACTTTTAAGGAAGCAAAAAAGAATTCCTTTTTAAGGATTCATATCAACAAGAAAGGTGCACTTCAGTTTAAAACGAAGTAA